The Sorangiineae bacterium MSr11954 DNA segment GGCGTTCGACGACGGAGCCGGTGTAACGATCGTAGCCGGTGGCCCAGCTGGCGAGCATGGCGATGGCGCCGAGGGAGAGCGCGGCGCCGCCGGCGAGCTTGTGACCGGAGACGAGCGCCATGGCGCCGCCGGTGGCGGTGACCGTGGCGAGCACGCGATCGAGGTAGCAGCGCGCAAAGGTGGCGCGCGCGCTGGCGAGCGTGGGGCGCGGTGAGTCGGAGAGGAGCTCGTCGAGCAGCTCGCGGGCGAGGCCGACCGACTCGGCGAAGGCCGGTGTGAGCGCCCTGCCCCGCGCGCGCTGATCTTCCAGGCCGAAACGCGCGCCACTCTTGCCGAGCGCGCCAAATGCGGTGTGGAAGAAGCGGTAGATGACGTGGGGCGCGCGCACGCCGTACCACTGGAACGACGAGAGAAAGAGCTTTAGCGGGGTTCCGTCGTTGGCATTGAGGTAGCGGTGCGCGCCGGTGGGTGCGATGAACTCCTCCACGAAGTGGACACCCAGGCTGGGGCCGGAGGCCAGAGGGTGCGCGGGCGCGTTGTCCGGATCGTAGAGGTGGCCATGCTCGATGTGGATGCCATGGTCGCGAAAGAACCACGGCGTCGTGCGCAAACGTGCGCGGGCGGAGGGCGCGATCCCGAGGGCCCCCGCGAGACGTCCCGCAAAGTCGTCCTCGCCGACCTCCGCGTCATGGTTGCCGGACACGAGCCAGAGCTCGCCGCCCTGGTCCACATGCCGGGCCAAGGCCGCCCGCAGGGGGGCGTGGGCCAGAATGGCTCCCTCCGCCGTGCGGTGCCGGTCCTCGTGCCGTGGGCTTTCAGCGGATAAATCCAGCAGATCGCCGGCAAACACGAAGCGATCCCCCGGGTGCCGGGCGAGGAGCGCGGCCAAATCGTCGACCACCGAGCGGGGCGTGTGCCGGAAAAGATGAATGTCACCGAGGACAAAAACGCGAGGGGTACGACGGGGGGGCATGGTGAATGAGGCCGCGGCGACGCGAACCCCATAGCATACTCATTGTCGATGCGAGCCACGGAGCCCCCGCGCACCGAAATCGTCTTCCCCGATCCGCGCGGTACACCGGAACCCGGTATCGTCGCCGTCGGAAGCGACTTCCGCCCGGGCACGTTGCTCCAAGCCTACCGCAGCGGCATCTTCCCCTGGCCGCACGGCCACCATGTGCTCTGGTTCTCACCCGATCCGCGCGCCATCTTGCCGCTCGAAGGCGAGCTGCACTGGTCGCGCAGCCTGCGCCGCACCTTGCGGCGCCATCCCTTCGAGGTCACCGTCGACCAAGCCTTCGTCGAGGTGATGCGCGCGTGCGGCTACACCCGCGACGCCACCTGGATCACGCCGGCGCTCGCGCGAGGCTACACCGCGCTGCACAAGCTGGGCTGGGCCCACAGCGTGGAGGTCTGGGAGCACCAAGGCGAGCGCCGCGAGCTGGTCGGCGGCATCTACGGCATGGCCATCGGCGGCTTGTTCGCCGGCGAATCCATGTTCCACACGCGCACCGACGCCTCGAAGATTGCCTTTGCCACCCTCGCCGGCCGCTTGCAGACGCGCGGCTTCGTGCTCTTCGACGTCCAAGTCATGAGCGATCACCTCGCCTCCCTCGGCTGCATCGACGTCTCCCGTCACGAGTACCTCGCGCGGTTGGAGCGCGCGCTCGAGGTCGATGTGGGGTTTTGAGGCGGGTCGATGCCCCGTTTCACGGCGGCGCGCCGGTGCGCCGGTGCGCTACGGAGGCGGCGGGTTGATCGGGGATGGCGTGATGGGGCGCGGAACGATGGGCGGAGTTTCGCCGTTGGGGGCGGGAGGGTCGGAGCGGCGGGGGAGCTCGCCGGTGTTCGGTGGGGGTTGCGAGACCGGGCCGGGGGTTTCGGTGGAGGTCGTCTCGGGTACTTTGGGTTGGACCCGGTGCTCGTCTGTGCATTGCGTCGCCGCGAAAAGGAGCGCGGCCGCCGACGCAACCACGACCAGGGGCGGGTAACGAAGCGGGGTCATGCGGATCTCCTTGCAGGGTCGTCGGCGCCGCGTACGGGACCGACAGCTCTGGGGGTGCATGGGCGGTGCCCTATGCGTCATTTCCCGCAATTCAACGACTTGGGAGCACCTGCGCCCGTTACAGGGGTGGTCCTTTGTGCCTCACTGAGGAAAAATGCAACGCGATGACGACGGCGCTGCCGAAGAACGAAGTTCACCTCTGGTGCGTGGCGTGGACCCGGTTGACCGATCCCGCGCTGCTGGCTCGCTACGAGAGCCTTTTGACCGAGGAAGAGACCACCTCCTACCGGCGCTTCTACTTCGAGGAAGGACGGCGCGAGTACCTGATGACGCGCGCGCTCGTGCGCGACGTGCTCTCGCGCTACGAGCCCGATGTCGCCCCCGCGAGGTGGCGGTTCGTGCGCTCCAGCTATGGGCGGCCGAGCATCGCGCCCGAGCTGGGGGTGCGCAATCTGGTGTTCAACCTTTCGAACACCAAGGGCCTCGTCGTGTGCGCCGTGGGACGCGATGAGTTGGGCTGCGACGTGGAGCCCATCGACCGGGGCGAAAAGGTGCTGCCCATCGCCGACAGCGTCTTTTCGCCAAACGAGCTCGCGACCTTGCGCGCCCTGCCCGAGGCGAAGCAAACGCGCCGCGCCATCGAGCTATGGACCCTGAAAGAGTCGTTCATCAAGGCGCGCGGAATGGGGCTCTCCTTGCCGCTCGACCGCTTCACCATGGTGTTCGAGGGCGATGCTAGCGCCACGCCGGCGGGCGCGTCGCCGGCGGGCGCATCGCCAACGAGCACCACGCCGGCGGGCGCGTCGCCGCGCATCGTCATTCGCATCGACCCGAGCATCGACATCGCCGGCCAGCGCTGGCAGCTCGCGCTCCTGCCCATGGAATCGCACCTGGTCGCGCTCTGCATGGAACGCGGCGGCTCCGACGCAGACAAGTCCGTGCTGGTCCGGCACATCGTGCCGCTCGAAGGATAAATCGCGGCTGCCACGTGAAGCGCGCCCCATCGCCCGCCGCGAGGATCAGCCGCGCAGCACCAGCGCCTGCGGCACCAGATCGATCTCGAGCGGAAGAACGCCCACCGGCTCCCCGTCGAGATCGATCAGAAAGACGCTGCGCGCGTCTTCGTTCTCGAGGTCCATGAAAATCTTGTCGCACGGCAGGTGCTGCACGCCTGGCTTCCCCAGGTGCTCGCCTTTGTAGATGCGCTGCGAGGTCATCGCAAAGGCGACCTTGGACGCCCCGCCGATGGAGACCACCTCGAACCGACCATCGTCGATCTCGGCCATCGGCGCGACCTTCATCCCAGACCCGAAATAGCGACCGTTGCAGATCGCAATCATATAGGTCGCGATGCGGTGCTCGCTCGTCTCGCCATTCAACGAAAGGCTGGTCCGCAGCCTCCCCTCGCGGCAGCGCGCCAGCGCGCGCAAGGACGAGCCGAAGTAGGCCGCCTTGCCGCCGAGCGCGCGCGACGTGCTGGCCACGTACTGATCGACCAGACCGCCCATCCCAGCGGACAGGATGTTCACGAAGTAACGCTCGCCGGGGGTGCCCTCGTGGGTCGTGTAGCGCGCGCGCCCCACGTCGATCCGGCGCGTTCGGCCCGAGGTGATGGCGGCGAGGTAGCGATCGAGGCGGTGCTCGACCCCGAGCACCCGCAAAAAATCGCCTCCCGTACCTTGGCCGATGATCGCCACCGGCACCTCGGGGAAGCCCGACGACAGCACCCCGTTGACGACCTCGTTGAACGTCCCGTCCCCACCGACCGCCACGATGAAGGGAGCGCCCGCGCGCGCCGCGTCCCGCGCGAGCTCGATCGCGTGCCCCGTGCGCTCGGTGAAGGACGACTGCACGGGGCCCAGCGCGGCCTCGATCGGCGCCAGCATGGCCGCGAAGGTTTGCCCCGTGCGCCCGCCACCGGATCGCGGGTTGACGACCAGCAGCGGGCGGACGGCGGCGCGGCTCATCGGGTGCTCGCGGGCGACGGCCAGACGATCCCGCGCGCGCGCAGATCGTCCACCGTGTCGACGAGGGTCTTCTGCGGATCGCGCGGGCTCCACCCGAGCACCGTCTCGGCGCGCGTGGAGTCGAGGTACCAGAAGTACTGCGCCATATCGAGGCTGACCGGATCGACCGACACGTCCAAGCCGAGCTGCGAGCTCACGCGCCCCAAAATTTCGGCGCCGCGGCGGGCGAAGAGCGGCGCGCGCGGGGTGGGGAGCCACGGGGCCTTCACGCCGGAGGCGCGCTCGAGGCGCTCGAAGAAGGCGCGCACGGTGAGGTTGATGGCGCCGAGCAGGTAGCGCTGCCCGGGCTCGCCCCGATCCATGGCCGCGCGCATCGCCTCGGCCGCGTCGCGCACGTCAACGAAGGAGAGACCGCCCGCAGGCACCGCCGGGATCTTTCGCTCCAGAAAGAGGCGCACGTCCTCGGTGGACGAGCCGCGCGTATCGCCCGGCCCCAAGAGGAGCGTGGGGTTCACGGAGACCACGGAGAAGCCCTCCGTGTTTCGCTCCAGTGCGGCCCGCTCGGCGAACAGCTTGGAGCGGTAGTACGGCCACCGCGAGAGCAGGGCGATGGGCGTCTCGTCCTCCTCGCTCCCGATGTGCGCGGGATATTCGCTGACGGCCACGGTGCCGCTGGTGGATGCGTACACGACCCGGGTGATGCCCGCGTCCTTGCACGCGTCGAGGGTAATCTTGGTGCCCTCCACGTGAAGCCGGCGAAGCTCCTCGGCGTCCTCCGGCTTGCGCGACACCTTGCCCGCGCAGTGAAAGAGCCCCTGGCAGCCCGCGGCCGCGTCGCGGACGCTCGCGGCATCGAGCACGTCGCCGCGCCGGACGGTGACACCGCGCGCCGCGAGCGATGGCTCCTCGCCGCGGCAAAGCGCGACCACGTCGTGTCCGTGCGCGAGGAGCGATTCGACCAGGTGGCCGCCCAGAAAACCGGCCCCGCCGGTGACGAGATAACGAGCCATGTCAGCGCCAGTCGATCACGAAAGCTGAAAGGCTTTCTGGAAGGTGAAAAGCAGCGAAACGTCGTTCGATTTGACGGCGCCCGAGAGGAACTCCGCCGGCCCCGGCAAATACGACTCGCGCACGATCTTGGTGAAGATCTCGGGGCTGGTCTTGAGCACGCAATCGGCCGTCCCGCTCTCGGGCTTGCCCAGCTTGATCTGGCACGACGCCCCGTCGATGAGCACCGTCCACTTGGCGAAGGCGTCGCCGCCCAAGGTGAAATAGAAGGAGACCGACTTGTCGACCTGCCCCGGAACGAAGCGCTCTTCGAGCTCCGAGAAGACCCCCACCAGCGGATGCTCCCGCTCCTTCTTCAAATCCTCGGCCGAGGAGCGCGCCAGATCGAGCACCTTGCCGTCGGAGAGCGCGAGCACCGCTTGGCGTGCGTAGCGCGCGACCTCGCGGGCCGCGTCTTGGGCGTTCATGCCGGCCGTGAGCCGGCGCATGTCGGCCACCGTGAGCGGCGGGCCGATTCGGGCCACGATGTTGCGGCGCGTGGGCAAAACGGCGCCCTTGCGCATCGATTCGAAGGTGCCGCCGAGGTACACGGGGAGGAGATCGACCCCGTGCGTGAGCGCCAAGTAGCCGACCAGCGGCTTGAACTCGCCCACCTCGCCGGTGGTGCTGCGCGTCCCCTCGGGGAAGACGAGCACCGTGCGACCGCGCTCGATGACATCGGCCGCCTGGCGAAGGCTCTGACGAAGGCCGTTTTTGCGGTCGAACGCCTGCAGGTTGGTGAAGTTCTCGAAGAACGCGCGCCGCAGGCCGCCCCCCTCGAAGAAGTAATCCTGCGCCGCCAACGAGACCACGTCCTCGCCGTACTTGCCCAGCGCGTGCCGCACGAAGCCCATGTCGAGGTGGCTCGCGTGGTTCGCCACCACGATGGTGTTCCGGTTGTGCGGAATGAACGCGCGCCCGGTGACCCGCGGCTGCATCACCTGTCCGTAGAAGGCGTCCTGCAGCTTGCCGATGAAGGCCTTGGCCGAGTCCTGAACGGCCGGGGGTAGGACGATGGGCTTGCGCTCGGTGGTCTCGATCTTCTTGAAGTGGCGCGCCGGCGGCGCATGGGCGCTCTCGCCGGCCAGCTTTTCGATATCGGCCACCGTACGGCAAGCTTGCAGCGCCACGGGGTCGATGGTGCTGCCCTTCGACTCGAGGGCCTCGAGCAGCTCGGTGAGCATGAGCGAGTCGAAGCCCAGATCGCCCTGCAAGGTCGCCTGCGGCTGCGCCTCTTCGAGGGAGCGACCGCTCACCGCCACGATGGCCTTGCGAACATAGCCCGCGGAGGCGGTGGCTTCATCGGCCGGCGCCGTGGCCGCCATCATGCGCCGCAGGATGGCCGCCACCTCGCCGCGCTTGATCTTGCGCGTGGAGGTGCGCGGCAAGGGCGCATCGTAGAGGTGAACGATGGAGGGCTGCTGCCCGTAAGGGAGCGCGGCGATGGCCGCGCGCAACGAGCGCGTCGCCCGATCGAGCCGCACGGAGCGCGGCGCATCGTCGTCGGGCGCGGGGACCGCGAGGCACGCCACGCGCTCGCTCCCCTTCGACTCGACCCCCACGATGCACAGCTCGGTCATGTGCGCCACGGGGCCGAGGCGGCGCTCGACGTCCTCGGGGTACACGTTTTCCCCGGTGGCGGTGACGATCACGTCTTTGAGGCGGCCCACGATCTCGAGCCGGCCTTGCTTGTCCAGCTTCCCGAGATCGCCCGTGTGGAGCCACCCTTGCGGATCGATCACGCGCGAGGTCGCCTCGGGATCCGTGTAGCCGGCCATCACGTTGGGGCCGCGCGCGATGACCTCGCCCACCCCGTGATCGTCGGGGTTGTCGATCTTGATCTCGACCCCCGGGATCGCCTTTCCAACCTGCCCCGACGGGGAGTTGGGCGACGACTTGGCCACCGTGAGCACCGGCGCCGCCTCGGTGAGGCCGTAGCCCTCGGTGAGCCGCAGGCCCAAGCCCGAGAACAAATCGTGCGTCTCCTTGGGGAGCGCCGCCCCGCCGGAGATGAGCCACTTGATGTTCCCGCCCAGCGCCTGGTGCACCGGCCCGAAGAGGACGCGCCCCGCGTCCACGCCCAAGGTCTTGCCCAGGAGCCGATTGAGCTCCGTGGCCCACTCGAACGCCGTCTCCGCCAGCGCGCCGCGCTCGCGCACCTGCGACAGGATGCGCCGCTCGAGCATCTGCCAGAGCGCCGGTACGCCCACCATGGCGGTCACGCGCCCCGCCTTGAGCCCGGCCGACAGACGATCGGCGTTCAGCTCGTCGAGGTACGCGATCTTCGCGCCGCGCGAGAGCGGCAGCAAGAGTCCGCAGGTGAACTCGAACGTATGGTGCAACGGGAGAACGCTGAGGAGGCGATCGCCCGCCTTGAGCGGGAAGATGGGCGCCAGCGCCGCGATGAGCGACGTGAAGTTCGCGTGCGTGAGCATCACGCCCTTCGGCGATCCGGTGGTTCCGCTGGTGTAGATCAGGCTCGCCACGTCCTCGGGCGTGATCTCCAGCCCTGCCTCGGGCTCCAGGATGGGCGCGTCGTCGGCGCCGGCGGAGGAGAACGCCGTGTGCAGATCCCACACGTCGAGCCCCGCGATGTCGAGCGGACGATCCGACAGCGCAAAGCGGGCGCCGCTCTCGGTCACCAGGTTGGCGACCATCGGCACCTCGAGGCCCGCGTCGACGGGGACCGCGATGGCGCCCGCGCACAGAATACCGAAGTAGGCGAAGGCCCACGCCGGATCGTTCTTGGCGGTGAGCAGCACGGCGTCGCCTTTTTTCACCCCCGCCTCCACGAGCCGCAGGCCCAGGGCGCGCGCGCGCTTTCGCAGATCGAGGTAGGTGATCCGCGAGAAGCCGTCCTCCTCGAAGCGCTGGAGCGCCGGCGACCGATCGTGCCGCTTGGCCATCTGATCGAGGAGGCTGACCAAGGTCTCGTGCGCGCGCAGCGCCTTGACCGGGCGTTTCAGCTTCTTCTCCATCTCGGGGAAGATCCACTTCTCGAGGCCGGGCATGTGGACCTTCATCATGAAGTCCGCCCAGTCGAGCGACTCCGGTTCCCAGAGCAGCTTTTCGCGGTCCGCGTCGGTGAGGCGCGCGTAGGCGGCGCGCGTGTTGGTGCAGTCGAACGGCCCGTTTCGCTCGGTGGTGAACGGGCTGTAGAGGCGCATCACCTCGGCGATGCGCTCCTCGCGCTTCTTCACCGCGTCGAGGGTGGCCGCCGCCGGCTTCAGCGCGGGCACCTGCGACAGGGCGCGCGAGAGGCTCCCGGCCGCCTGCGCGATGAAGGGCGAGCTCAATGTCTCGAACTCCTTCACCGACACGGGGGTGAGCTCCAAGTGCGACTGCAGGAAATTGAGGAACGGGTTCCCCTTCCCGCGCCGCTGGTAGTACTTGCGCTTGTAGAGCCCCACCAGCTCCCCGAACCGCGACGCCGAGCACGGGTTTCGATCCGACGCGGCGTACTGGTACACGGGCGCTTGCTTGCCCTCGAGCAGCTCGGCCAAGGACAGGATCATCCCCGACGTGACCATGTCGGTGGGGATGAAATCGAGCGGGATGTCGCGCGCCGGGGTCATGATCTGGCCCTGGATGGACATGTAAATGATGGGCACCGAGGTGCTGATGCCCTCGTTCCACCCGGGGAACGGGAACTTCACCGTGGTCTCGCAGCACGCGGGGCGGC contains these protein-coding regions:
- the aat gene encoding leucyl/phenylalanyl-tRNA--protein transferase, which produces MRATEPPRTEIVFPDPRGTPEPGIVAVGSDFRPGTLLQAYRSGIFPWPHGHHVLWFSPDPRAILPLEGELHWSRSLRRTLRRHPFEVTVDQAFVEVMRACGYTRDATWITPALARGYTALHKLGWAHSVEVWEHQGERRELVGGIYGMAIGGLFAGESMFHTRTDASKIAFATLAGRLQTRGFVLFDVQVMSDHLASLGCIDVSRHEYLARLERALEVDVGF
- a CDS encoding diacylglycerol kinase family lipid kinase; this encodes MSRAAVRPLLVVNPRSGGGRTGQTFAAMLAPIEAALGPVQSSFTERTGHAIELARDAARAGAPFIVAVGGDGTFNEVVNGVLSSGFPEVPVAIIGQGTGGDFLRVLGVEHRLDRYLAAITSGRTRRIDVGRARYTTHEGTPGERYFVNILSAGMGGLVDQYVASTSRALGGKAAYFGSSLRALARCREGRLRTSLSLNGETSEHRIATYMIAICNGRYFGSGMKVAPMAEIDDGRFEVVSIGGASKVAFAMTSQRIYKGEHLGKPGVQHLPCDKIFMDLENEDARSVFLIDLDGEPVGVLPLEIDLVPQALVLRG
- a CDS encoding NAD-dependent epimerase/dehydratase family protein, encoding MARYLVTGGAGFLGGHLVESLLAHGHDVVALCRGEEPSLAARGVTVRRGDVLDAASVRDAAAGCQGLFHCAGKVSRKPEDAEELRRLHVEGTKITLDACKDAGITRVVYASTSGTVAVSEYPAHIGSEEDETPIALLSRWPYYRSKLFAERAALERNTEGFSVVSVNPTLLLGPGDTRGSSTEDVRLFLERKIPAVPAGGLSFVDVRDAAEAMRAAMDRGEPGQRYLLGAINLTVRAFFERLERASGVKAPWLPTPRAPLFARRGAEILGRVSSQLGLDVSVDPVSLDMAQYFWYLDSTRAETVLGWSPRDPQKTLVDTVDDLRARGIVWPSPASTR
- a CDS encoding 4'-phosphopantetheinyl transferase superfamily protein, translating into MTTALPKNEVHLWCVAWTRLTDPALLARYESLLTEEETTSYRRFYFEEGRREYLMTRALVRDVLSRYEPDVAPARWRFVRSSYGRPSIAPELGVRNLVFNLSNTKGLVVCAVGRDELGCDVEPIDRGEKVLPIADSVFSPNELATLRALPEAKQTRRAIELWTLKESFIKARGMGLSLPLDRFTMVFEGDASATPAGASPAGASPTSTTPAGASPRIVIRIDPSIDIAGQRWQLALLPMESHLVALCMERGGSDADKSVLVRHIVPLEG
- a CDS encoding metallophosphoesterase yields the protein MPPRRTPRVFVLGDIHLFRHTPRSVVDDLAALLARHPGDRFVFAGDLLDLSAESPRHEDRHRTAEGAILAHAPLRAALARHVDQGGELWLVSGNHDAEVGEDDFAGRLAGALGIAPSARARLRTTPWFFRDHGIHIEHGHLYDPDNAPAHPLASGPSLGVHFVEEFIAPTGAHRYLNANDGTPLKLFLSSFQWYGVRAPHVIYRFFHTAFGALGKSGARFGLEDQRARGRALTPAFAESVGLARELLDELLSDSPRPTLASARATFARCYLDRVLATVTATGGAMALVSGHKLAGGAALSLGAIAMLASWATGYDRYTGSVVERLAAGAARVANVTGSKLVVFGHTHREALGPHYANTGSFSFPGRSPGRPYLEIEGPPESPRAVRRYVTTAPAV
- a CDS encoding AMP-binding protein, which codes for MPNEQDQKEPSYENGVTDLGLKTSDVESPGDVQPGASPLDVAAVLEGSRLFVLGGTGFLGKVFWVMLLDRYPDIGKIFLLVRSSKDMTSEERFWAKVATSDALAPLRERHGSRFEPFLREKIVPVDGDVGRALCGVDGSLVRELRGTIDAVVNVAGVVDFNPPLDEALDANAFGAQNLVALARALGDAPLFHTSTCYVAGRRRGLIKEVDPRTYPFPRATELGAELWDPDREIEECLELIAQAKHRCEDAFRQSEFAEQARKNLQKRGEPSEGPAFADELSRVKRKFISDLLVEAGNDRASHWGWPNIYTYTKSIGEQVIARSGLPFTIGRPACCETTVKFPFPGWNEGISTSVPIIYMSIQGQIMTPARDIPLDFIPTDMVTSGMILSLAELLEGKQAPVYQYAASDRNPCSASRFGELVGLYKRKYYQRRGKGNPFLNFLQSHLELTPVSVKEFETLSSPFIAQAAGSLSRALSQVPALKPAAATLDAVKKREERIAEVMRLYSPFTTERNGPFDCTNTRAAYARLTDADREKLLWEPESLDWADFMMKVHMPGLEKWIFPEMEKKLKRPVKALRAHETLVSLLDQMAKRHDRSPALQRFEEDGFSRITYLDLRKRARALGLRLVEAGVKKGDAVLLTAKNDPAWAFAYFGILCAGAIAVPVDAGLEVPMVANLVTESGARFALSDRPLDIAGLDVWDLHTAFSSAGADDAPILEPEAGLEITPEDVASLIYTSGTTGSPKGVMLTHANFTSLIAALAPIFPLKAGDRLLSVLPLHHTFEFTCGLLLPLSRGAKIAYLDELNADRLSAGLKAGRVTAMVGVPALWQMLERRILSQVRERGALAETAFEWATELNRLLGKTLGVDAGRVLFGPVHQALGGNIKWLISGGAALPKETHDLFSGLGLRLTEGYGLTEAAPVLTVAKSSPNSPSGQVGKAIPGVEIKIDNPDDHGVGEVIARGPNVMAGYTDPEATSRVIDPQGWLHTGDLGKLDKQGRLEIVGRLKDVIVTATGENVYPEDVERRLGPVAHMTELCIVGVESKGSERVACLAVPAPDDDAPRSVRLDRATRSLRAAIAALPYGQQPSIVHLYDAPLPRTSTRKIKRGEVAAILRRMMAATAPADEATASAGYVRKAIVAVSGRSLEEAQPQATLQGDLGFDSLMLTELLEALESKGSTIDPVALQACRTVADIEKLAGESAHAPPARHFKKIETTERKPIVLPPAVQDSAKAFIGKLQDAFYGQVMQPRVTGRAFIPHNRNTIVVANHASHLDMGFVRHALGKYGEDVVSLAAQDYFFEGGGLRRAFFENFTNLQAFDRKNGLRQSLRQAADVIERGRTVLVFPEGTRSTTGEVGEFKPLVGYLALTHGVDLLPVYLGGTFESMRKGAVLPTRRNIVARIGPPLTVADMRRLTAGMNAQDAAREVARYARQAVLALSDGKVLDLARSSAEDLKKEREHPLVGVFSELEERFVPGQVDKSVSFYFTLGGDAFAKWTVLIDGASCQIKLGKPESGTADCVLKTSPEIFTKIVRESYLPGPAEFLSGAVKSNDVSLLFTFQKAFQLS